Proteins found in one Quercus robur chromosome 2, dhQueRobu3.1, whole genome shotgun sequence genomic segment:
- the LOC126707664 gene encoding protein BIG GRAIN 1-like A, producing MHRWEKTLREDRYSHERKNPSFSSTLLDKIYRSIDDGDKRSGELKFYRETMGKKQSKGSGKSNRALEEEEVASLRRACLIEKWMDKKVKEKATTHRRQYLTELERKSQHDHDHDQDVLFFSSTSSSSDSSSGGFSSSDTESVFGVRSRSSCFAPPRPKSVSTSVSPRSERTERKQSTLYQEQRALHMCDDYHHNTTTTTTGQTPKLKEGIIKSKSRALKIYANLKKVKQPISPGGRFANFLNSLFATGNTKKTKNTLTSSIQGYDDAVIVERKSKSVQATTACSSASSFSRSCLSKNSPSSREKLRNGVKRTVRFYPVSVIVDEDCRPCGHKCLYEEDNSSLMAGSVPTAWKIGRSPTRRNEEELKFQVLEKTRRVEEAAREFLRDYDHQKQKKNELTMRDFHAKNDYIYEDDDDDASSCSSSDLFELDHLVVMGKNRYSEELPVYETTHVDTNRAIANGLIM from the coding sequence ATGCATAGGTGGGAGAAAACATTGAGAGAAGATAGATACAGCCACGAGAGAAAAAACCCGTCTTTCTCTTCAACTCTACTGGACAAAATTTACCGTTCCATTGATGATGGTGACAAAAGGAGTGgagaattgaaattttacagAGAAACAATGggaaaaaaacagagcaaaGGTAGTGGGAAAAGCAATAGAGCTCTGGAAGAGGAAGAGGTGGCTAGTCTTCGCCGAGCCTGTTTGATCGAGAAGTGGATGGATAAGAAGGTCAAAGAAAAGGCTACCACACATCGAAGACAGTACTTGACAGAATTGGAGAGAAAATCACAGCACGATCATGATCATGACCAAGATGTTCTGTTCTTCAGCTCCACTTCAAGCTCTTCAGATTCTAGTTCTGGAGGATTCTCATCCTCTGATACGGAGTCTGTGTTCGGTGTGAGATCGAGGTCCTCCTGTTTCGCACCTCCAAGGCCTAAATCTGTAAGCACCAGCGTCTCTCCTCGATCGGAGAGAACAGAGAGAAAACAGAGCACTCTGTATCAAGAACAGAGGGCGTTGCATATGTGTGATGATTATCATCAtaatactactactactactacaggGCAGACTCCAAAGCTTAAGGAAGGCATAATTAAGTCAAAATCGAGGGCATTAAAGATTTATGCCAATTTAAAGAAGGTGAAACAGCCAATTTCACCTGGTGGTCGCTTCGCGAATTTCCTAAATTCTCTTTTTGCAACAGGGAATACAAAGAAAACGAAGAACACGTTAACATCGTCAATTCAAGGGTATGATGATGCTGTTATCGTGGAGAGGAAATCCAAGTCAGTGCAAGCCACAACAGCTTGTTCTTCTGCATCTTCGTTTTCAAGATCATGCCTGAGCAAAAATTCACCTTCTTCTAGAGAAAAGCTACGCAATGGGGTTAAAAGGACGGTCCGATTCTACCCGGTAAGTGTGATTGTTGATGAAGATTGTCGTCCATGTGGGCATAAATGCTTGTACGAGGAAGACAATTCGAGTCTAATGGCGGGGTCAGTGCCAACAGCGTGGAAAATTGGACGATCTCCTACAAGAAGGAATGAAGAAGAGCTCAAATTCCAGGTCTTGGAGAAAACCCGACGCGTGGAAGAGGCGGCTAGAGAGTTTCTAAGAGATTATGATcatcaaaaacagaaaaagaacgAGTTAACAATGCGAGATTTTCATGCCAAAAATGATTATATttatgaagatgatgatgatgatgcatcCAGTTGCTCAAGCTCGGATCTTTTTGAGCTTGATCACCTTGTTGTAATGGGGAAAAATAGGTATAGTGAAGAGCTTCCAGTGTATGAAACCACTCATGTTGATACTAATCGGGCCATTGCTAATGGCTTGATAATGTAA